In Leptospira hartskeerlii, a single window of DNA contains:
- the atpD gene encoding F0F1 ATP synthase subunit beta — translation MSKGKVKQIIGSVLDIEFESGHLPEIFNALEIDAVVEGKKEKIIAEVQQHIGGSAVRAIALSSTDGLVRGQDVSDTGAPISVPVGDVTLGRIFNVLGEPVDEGAPIQVKERKPIHRAAPSYEDLSPKTEVFETGIKVIDLLAPYIKGGKTGLFGGAGVGKTVLIQELINNIAKQHGGFSVFAGVGERTREGNDLWREMKESGVINKTVLCYGQMNEPPGARLRVALSALTMAEHFRDSIGTDVLLFVDNIFRFSQAGSEVSALLGRMPSAVGYQPTLSTEMGALQERITSTRKGSITSVQAIYVPADDLTDPAPANAFAHLDATTVLSRAISDKGIYPAVDPLDSTSRVMNAEVLGAEHYGVAREVQRILQRYKDLQDIIAILGMDELSEDDKVLVARARKIEKFLSQPFHVAEVFTGSPGKYVKLADTVRSFKELIAGNCDHLPEQAFYMVGTIEDAIEKSKNLRA, via the coding sequence ATGAGCAAAGGTAAAGTAAAACAAATCATCGGATCCGTTTTGGATATCGAATTCGAGTCCGGACATCTGCCCGAAATTTTTAACGCGCTTGAAATCGACGCGGTCGTAGAAGGCAAAAAGGAAAAAATTATCGCCGAAGTGCAACAGCATATTGGTGGTAGTGCAGTAAGAGCGATTGCTCTTTCTTCCACTGACGGCCTTGTAAGAGGACAGGATGTTTCCGATACGGGAGCTCCTATTTCCGTTCCTGTTGGGGACGTAACCCTCGGAAGAATTTTTAACGTTCTTGGAGAGCCGGTAGATGAGGGCGCTCCTATTCAAGTGAAAGAACGTAAGCCTATCCATAGAGCAGCTCCAAGTTACGAAGACCTTTCCCCTAAAACGGAAGTATTCGAAACAGGGATCAAGGTTATCGACCTTCTCGCTCCTTATATCAAGGGTGGAAAGACCGGACTCTTCGGAGGAGCCGGAGTAGGTAAGACAGTTCTTATCCAAGAGTTAATTAACAACATCGCGAAACAACACGGTGGATTCTCCGTATTCGCTGGTGTTGGTGAAAGAACCAGAGAAGGAAACGACCTCTGGAGAGAGATGAAAGAATCCGGAGTTATCAACAAGACCGTGCTTTGTTATGGTCAGATGAACGAGCCGCCTGGTGCTCGTCTTCGCGTTGCTCTTTCTGCTCTTACAATGGCGGAACATTTCCGTGATTCCATCGGAACAGACGTATTACTCTTCGTAGACAATATCTTCCGTTTCTCCCAAGCGGGATCTGAAGTATCCGCTCTACTCGGACGTATGCCTTCTGCGGTAGGATACCAACCAACTCTTTCTACGGAGATGGGTGCTCTTCAAGAGCGTATTACTTCTACTCGTAAGGGATCCATTACTTCCGTTCAGGCGATTTACGTTCCTGCGGACGACTTGACTGACCCTGCTCCTGCGAACGCGTTCGCTCACTTGGATGCAACTACGGTTCTTTCTCGTGCAATCTCCGATAAAGGAATTTATCCTGCGGTTGACCCACTTGACTCTACTTCCCGCGTGATGAACGCAGAAGTTCTGGGTGCGGAACACTACGGTGTTGCTCGTGAGGTTCAAAGGATCCTCCAGCGTTATAAAGATCTTCAAGATATTATCGCGATCCTTGGTATGGACGAACTTTCCGAGGATGATAAGGTTCTGGTTGCGAGAGCAAGAAAGATCGAGAAATTCCTTTCTCAGCCTTTCCACGTAGCGGAAGTATTCACAGGATCTCCTGGAAAATACGTTAAACTTGCCGATACAGTTCGCTCTTTCAAAGAATTGATCGCAGGAAATTGCGACCACCTTCCAGAGCAGGCCTTCTATATGGTAGGAACCATAGAAGACGCGATCGAGAAGTCCAAAAACCTGAGAGCGTAA